The Thermoanaerobacterium thermosaccharolyticum DSM 571 region TTAAATATAAAAGAGGGATAGAAAATCAATCTCTCCTATCCCTCAATATTAACAGCCTGATAAGATTCATAATAGAAGCAAAAGCCGCAGCAACATAAGTTAAAGCAGCTGCATTAAGCACTTGTCTTGCTGGATAAAGTTCATCTCTCATAAAGAGTCCGCCAGACTCAAGAAGCTTTATTGCTCTATTGCTTGCATTGAGTTCTACAGGCAATGTTATAATCTGAAATAAAACTACTGCTGAAAACAATATAATACCTATATCTATTAACTGTGTAAGCCCAAATATAAAGCCCATCACCAAAAGTGGCCAAGAAATATTTGTTCCAATATTAGCGACTGGAACAATGGCGTTTCTCAATTTAAGAGGAATATATCCGTTAGCATGTTGTATTGCATGTCCTGTTTCGTGTGCTGCAACACCTATAGCTGCTATAGAATCACTGCCATATACTGTCTGAGATAGCCTCAATACCCTGCTTCTTG contains the following coding sequences:
- a CDS encoding zinc metallopeptidase; this translates as MFWFYDPTYILLIPAILLAMYAQFKVQSTFSKYTNVRNRYGYRAYEVARRLLNEAGLYDVSIEMIPGSLTDHYDPRSRVLRLSQTVYGSDSIAAIGVAAHETGHAIQHANGYIPLKLRNAIVPVANIGTNISWPLLVMGFIFGLTQLIDIGIILFSAVVLFQIITLPVELNASNRAIKLLESGGLFMRDELYPARQVLNAAALTYVAAAFASIMNLIRLLILRDRRD